The following coding sequences lie in one Deltaproteobacteria bacterium genomic window:
- a CDS encoding response regulator: MTTTTHEPPVTAQSMLIVDDDEIFRERLARSMRDRGYEVRTAADYDEAIAAARAESPELAVVDLKMPGRSGLELVRDLKAIDAATQIVVLTGYGSIATALDAVRLGAAHYLQKPADADDVILAFQRASAPPLEPPAPEDLRAPSLARAEWEHISRVLSDCGGNISEAARRLGIHRRSLQRKLHKYPPRD, encoded by the coding sequence ATGACGACGACTACACACGAGCCTCCGGTGACCGCCCAGTCGATGCTGATCGTCGACGACGACGAGATCTTTCGCGAGCGCCTCGCCCGCTCGATGCGCGACCGCGGCTACGAGGTGCGGACCGCCGCCGACTACGACGAGGCGATCGCCGCCGCGCGCGCCGAGTCCCCGGAGCTCGCGGTGGTGGACCTGAAGATGCCCGGGCGCTCCGGGCTCGAGCTGGTGCGCGACCTCAAGGCGATCGACGCGGCCACGCAGATCGTCGTGCTCACCGGCTACGGCAGCATCGCGACCGCGCTGGACGCCGTTCGGCTCGGCGCGGCCCACTACCTGCAAAAGCCCGCCGACGCCGACGACGTCATCCTGGCATTCCAGCGCGCGTCGGCGCCGCCGCTCGAACCGCCCGCGCCCGAGGATCTGCGCGCGCCGTCGCTGGCGCGCGCCGAGTGGGAGCACATCAGCCGGGTGCTGTCGGACTGCGGTGGCAACATCTCCGAGGCGGCGCGCCGGCTCGGCATCCACCGGCGGTCCCTGCAGCGCAAGCTGCACAAGTACCCGCCGCGCGACTGA